From one Felis catus isolate Fca126 chromosome E2, F.catus_Fca126_mat1.0, whole genome shotgun sequence genomic stretch:
- the CDK10 gene encoding cyclin-dependent kinase 10 isoform X4 produces MDKEKDGVPISSLREITLLLRLRHPNIVELKEVVVGNHLESIFLVMGYCEQDLASLLENMPTPFSEAQVKCIVLQVLRGLQYLHQNFIIHRDLKVSNLLMTDKGCVKTADFGLARAYGIPVKPMTPKVVTLWYRAPELLLGTTTQTTSIDMWAVGCILAELLAHKPLLPGTSEIHQVDLIVQLLGTPSENIWPGFSRLPLVGQYSLRKQPYNNLKHKFPWLSEAGLRLLNFLFMYDPKKRATARDGLESSYFKEKPLPCEPELMPTFPHHRNKRAVPATCEAQSKRCKP; encoded by the exons GGGTCCCCATCAGCAGCCTTCGGGAGATCACACTGCTTCTTCGCCTTCGCCATCCGAATATCGTGGAGCTGAAGGAGGTGGTTGTTGGGAACCACCTGGAGAG CATCTTTCTGGTGATGGGTTATTGTGAGCAAGACCTGGCCAGCCTTCTGGAGAACATGCCGACACCGTTCTCGGAGGCCCAG GTCAAGTGCATTGTCCTTCAAGTGCTCCGAGGACTTCAGTACCTGCACCAGAACTTCATCATCCACAG GGACCTGAAGGTTTCCAACCTGCTCATGACTGACAAAGGCTGTGTGAAGACAG CGGATTTTGGCCTGGCGCGGGCCTATGGCATCCCAGTGAAGCCGATGACCCCCAAGGTGGTGACGCTGTG GTACCGGGCCCCCGAACTGCTGTTGGGAACTACCACGCAGACCACCAGCATTGACATGTG GGCCGTGGGGTGCATCCTGGCCGAGCTGCTGGCTCACAAGCCCCTGCTCCCCGGCACTTCTGAGATCCACCAGGTGGACCTGATTGTACAGCTGCTGGGGACACCCAGTGAGAACATCTGGCCG GGTTTCTCCAGGCTGCCGCTGGTGGGCCAGTACAGCCTGCGCAAGCAGCCCTACAACAACCTGAAGCACAAGTTCCCGTGGCTGTCGGAGGCCGGCCTGCGCCTGCTGAACTTCCTCTTCATGTATGACCCCAAGAAAAG GGCAACGGCCAGAGACGGCTTGGAAAGCTCCTACTTCAAGGAGAAGCCCCTGC CCTGCGAGCCGGAGCTCATGCCCACCTTCCCCCACCACCGCAACAAGCGGGCTGTTCCGGCCACGTGTGAGGCCCAGAGCAAGCGCTGCAAGCCGTGA
- the SPATA2L gene encoding spermatogenesis-associated protein 2-like protein isoform X2 has product MGGAAGGGRAPSREVGTRRMGSSSLSEDYRLCLERELRRGRAGVCGDPSLRAVLWQILVEDFDLHGALQDDALALLTDGLWGRADLAPALRGLARAFELLELAAVHLYLLPWRKEFTTIKTFSGGYVHVLKGALSEDLLIQSFQKMGYVPRDNHRLTMAALPPACQLVQVALGCFALRLECEILGEVLAQLGTSVLPAEELLQARRASADVASCVAWLQQRLAREEEPPPLPPRGSPTVFQTQLDLYRDLQEDEGSEEASLYGGPSPGPDSPPPELACRPPLWGQSAKLWGARGGAWEPLGEAEVLPQAGSPPYGALKEEPEPEPDAFSFLSLRQELLSRPGDAGRSGRASPQRGYGPSPPPPGYQAHGCLAPGALPTLCCDTCRQLHAPHCATLPACRLGHALRVLLGDTQQRLWLQRAQVDTLLYDGPGARP; this is encoded by the exons ATGGGCGGAGCCGCAGGCGGCGGAAGAGCTCCGAGCCGAGAGGTGGGGACCCGCAG AATGGGCAGCAGCTCGCTGTCCGAGGACTACCGCCTGTGCCTGGAGCGTGAGCTGCGGCGCGGCCGCGCGGGCGTGTGCGGGGACCCATCGCTGCGCGCGGTGCTGTGGCAGATCCTGGTTGAAGACTTCGACCTGCACGGGGCGCTGCAGGACGACGCGCTGGCGCTGCTCACAGACGGCCTGTGGGGCCGCGCCGACCTGGCCCCCGCGCTGCGCGGCCTGGCCCGCGCCTTCGAGCTGCTGGAGTTGGCCGCCGTGCACCTGTACCTGCTACCCTGGAGGAAGGAGTTCACCACCATCAAG ACCTTCTCCGGGGGCTACGTGCACGTGCTGAAAGGTGCCCTCTCGGAGGACCTCCTCATCCAGAGCTTCCAGAAGATGGGTTACGTGCCCAGGGACAACCACCGCCTGACGATGGCTGCCCTGCCACCCGCCTGCCAGCTGGTGCAGGTAGCCCTGGGCTGCTTTGCCCTGCGGCTGGAGTGTGAGATCCTGGGCGAGGTGCTGGCCCAGCTGGGGACCAGCGTGCTGCCAGCGGAGGAGCTGCTGCAGGCCCGGCGGGCCAGCGCGGATGTGGCCTCCTGCGTGGCCTGGCTGCAGCAGCGGCTGGCCCGGGAAGAGGAGCCGCCACCTCTGCCCCCCCGGGGCTCCCCGACCGTGTTCCAGACGCAGCTGGACCTATACCGGGACCTGCAGGAGGACGAGGGCTCGGAGGAGGCCAGCCTGTACGGGGGGCCCTCGCCGGGCCCcgactcccctcccccagagctgGCCTGCCGGCCTCCACTCTGGGGACAGAGCGCCAAACTGTGGGGTgccaggggaggggcctgggagccacTAGGGGAGGCTGAGGTGCTGCCGCAGGCCGGCAGCCCGCCGTACGGGGCCTTGAAGGAGGAGCCGGAGCCAGAGCCGGACGCCTTCTCCTTCCTGTCGCTGCGCCAAGAGCTGCTAAGCAGGCCTGGAGACGCAGGGAGGTCGGGGCGGGCCAGCCCCCAGCGTGGGTACgggcccagccccccaccccctggctaCCAAGCACACGGCTGCCTGGCTCCCGGTGCCCTGCCCACCCTCTGCTGTGACACGTGCCGCCAACTGCACGCCCCGCACTGTGCCACCCTGCCCGCCTGCCGTCTAGGTCACGCACTTCGTGTGCTGCTCGGTGACACCCAGCAGCGCCTCTGGCTGCAGCGTGCACAGGTGGACACCCTCCTCTATGATGGGCCCGGGGCCCGACCTTAG
- the SPATA2L gene encoding spermatogenesis-associated protein 2-like protein isoform X3, which yields MGSSSLSEDYRLCLERELRRGRAGVCGDPSLRAVLWQILVEDFDLHGALQDDALALLTDGLWGRADLAPALRGLARAFELLELAAVHLYLLPWRKEFTTIKTFSGGYVHVLKGALSEDLLIQSFQKMGYVPRDNHRLTMAALPPACQLVQVALGCFALRLECEILGEVLAQLGTSVLPAEELLQARRASADVASCVAWLQQRLAREEEPPPLPPRGSPTVFQTQLDLYRDLQEDEGSEEASLYGGPSPGPDSPPPELACRPPLWGQSAKLWGARGGAWEPLGEAEVLPQAGSPPYGALKEEPEPEPDAFSFLSLRQELLSRPGDAGRSGRASPQRGYGPSPPPPGYQAHGCLAPGALPTLCCDTCRQLHAPHCATLPACRLGHALRVLLGDTQQRLWLQRAQVDTLLYDGPGARP from the exons ATGGGCAGCAGCTCGCTGTCCGAGGACTACCGCCTGTGCCTGGAGCGTGAGCTGCGGCGCGGCCGCGCGGGCGTGTGCGGGGACCCATCGCTGCGCGCGGTGCTGTGGCAGATCCTGGTTGAAGACTTCGACCTGCACGGGGCGCTGCAGGACGACGCGCTGGCGCTGCTCACAGACGGCCTGTGGGGCCGCGCCGACCTGGCCCCCGCGCTGCGCGGCCTGGCCCGCGCCTTCGAGCTGCTGGAGTTGGCCGCCGTGCACCTGTACCTGCTACCCTGGAGGAAGGAGTTCACCACCATCAAG ACCTTCTCCGGGGGCTACGTGCACGTGCTGAAAGGTGCCCTCTCGGAGGACCTCCTCATCCAGAGCTTCCAGAAGATGGGTTACGTGCCCAGGGACAACCACCGCCTGACGATGGCTGCCCTGCCACCCGCCTGCCAGCTGGTGCAGGTAGCCCTGGGCTGCTTTGCCCTGCGGCTGGAGTGTGAGATCCTGGGCGAGGTGCTGGCCCAGCTGGGGACCAGCGTGCTGCCAGCGGAGGAGCTGCTGCAGGCCCGGCGGGCCAGCGCGGATGTGGCCTCCTGCGTGGCCTGGCTGCAGCAGCGGCTGGCCCGGGAAGAGGAGCCGCCACCTCTGCCCCCCCGGGGCTCCCCGACCGTGTTCCAGACGCAGCTGGACCTATACCGGGACCTGCAGGAGGACGAGGGCTCGGAGGAGGCCAGCCTGTACGGGGGGCCCTCGCCGGGCCCcgactcccctcccccagagctgGCCTGCCGGCCTCCACTCTGGGGACAGAGCGCCAAACTGTGGGGTgccaggggaggggcctgggagccacTAGGGGAGGCTGAGGTGCTGCCGCAGGCCGGCAGCCCGCCGTACGGGGCCTTGAAGGAGGAGCCGGAGCCAGAGCCGGACGCCTTCTCCTTCCTGTCGCTGCGCCAAGAGCTGCTAAGCAGGCCTGGAGACGCAGGGAGGTCGGGGCGGGCCAGCCCCCAGCGTGGGTACgggcccagccccccaccccctggctaCCAAGCACACGGCTGCCTGGCTCCCGGTGCCCTGCCCACCCTCTGCTGTGACACGTGCCGCCAACTGCACGCCCCGCACTGTGCCACCCTGCCCGCCTGCCGTCTAGGTCACGCACTTCGTGTGCTGCTCGGTGACACCCAGCAGCGCCTCTGGCTGCAGCGTGCACAGGTGGACACCCTCCTCTATGATGGGCCCGGGGCCCGACCTTAG
- the SPATA2L gene encoding spermatogenesis-associated protein 2-like protein isoform X1: protein MWMLGGGSGGRTTGGERSLVPDTRPPPARMGSSSLSEDYRLCLERELRRGRAGVCGDPSLRAVLWQILVEDFDLHGALQDDALALLTDGLWGRADLAPALRGLARAFELLELAAVHLYLLPWRKEFTTIKTFSGGYVHVLKGALSEDLLIQSFQKMGYVPRDNHRLTMAALPPACQLVQVALGCFALRLECEILGEVLAQLGTSVLPAEELLQARRASADVASCVAWLQQRLAREEEPPPLPPRGSPTVFQTQLDLYRDLQEDEGSEEASLYGGPSPGPDSPPPELACRPPLWGQSAKLWGARGGAWEPLGEAEVLPQAGSPPYGALKEEPEPEPDAFSFLSLRQELLSRPGDAGRSGRASPQRGYGPSPPPPGYQAHGCLAPGALPTLCCDTCRQLHAPHCATLPACRLGHALRVLLGDTQQRLWLQRAQVDTLLYDGPGARP, encoded by the exons ATGTGGATGCTGGGTGGAGGCTCTGGGGGGCGCACAACTGGCGGGGAGAGGTCTCTGGTTCCTGACACGCGACCCCCGCCCGCCAGAATGGGCAGCAGCTCGCTGTCCGAGGACTACCGCCTGTGCCTGGAGCGTGAGCTGCGGCGCGGCCGCGCGGGCGTGTGCGGGGACCCATCGCTGCGCGCGGTGCTGTGGCAGATCCTGGTTGAAGACTTCGACCTGCACGGGGCGCTGCAGGACGACGCGCTGGCGCTGCTCACAGACGGCCTGTGGGGCCGCGCCGACCTGGCCCCCGCGCTGCGCGGCCTGGCCCGCGCCTTCGAGCTGCTGGAGTTGGCCGCCGTGCACCTGTACCTGCTACCCTGGAGGAAGGAGTTCACCACCATCAAG ACCTTCTCCGGGGGCTACGTGCACGTGCTGAAAGGTGCCCTCTCGGAGGACCTCCTCATCCAGAGCTTCCAGAAGATGGGTTACGTGCCCAGGGACAACCACCGCCTGACGATGGCTGCCCTGCCACCCGCCTGCCAGCTGGTGCAGGTAGCCCTGGGCTGCTTTGCCCTGCGGCTGGAGTGTGAGATCCTGGGCGAGGTGCTGGCCCAGCTGGGGACCAGCGTGCTGCCAGCGGAGGAGCTGCTGCAGGCCCGGCGGGCCAGCGCGGATGTGGCCTCCTGCGTGGCCTGGCTGCAGCAGCGGCTGGCCCGGGAAGAGGAGCCGCCACCTCTGCCCCCCCGGGGCTCCCCGACCGTGTTCCAGACGCAGCTGGACCTATACCGGGACCTGCAGGAGGACGAGGGCTCGGAGGAGGCCAGCCTGTACGGGGGGCCCTCGCCGGGCCCcgactcccctcccccagagctgGCCTGCCGGCCTCCACTCTGGGGACAGAGCGCCAAACTGTGGGGTgccaggggaggggcctgggagccacTAGGGGAGGCTGAGGTGCTGCCGCAGGCCGGCAGCCCGCCGTACGGGGCCTTGAAGGAGGAGCCGGAGCCAGAGCCGGACGCCTTCTCCTTCCTGTCGCTGCGCCAAGAGCTGCTAAGCAGGCCTGGAGACGCAGGGAGGTCGGGGCGGGCCAGCCCCCAGCGTGGGTACgggcccagccccccaccccctggctaCCAAGCACACGGCTGCCTGGCTCCCGGTGCCCTGCCCACCCTCTGCTGTGACACGTGCCGCCAACTGCACGCCCCGCACTGTGCCACCCTGCCCGCCTGCCGTCTAGGTCACGCACTTCGTGTGCTGCTCGGTGACACCCAGCAGCGCCTCTGGCTGCAGCGTGCACAGGTGGACACCCTCCTCTATGATGGGCCCGGGGCCCGACCTTAG